Proteins from one Candidatus Krumholzibacteriia bacterium genomic window:
- a CDS encoding DUF948 domain-containing protein: MTITVTLGEIAVLVIAAALVFVAIAIVRTASRLQTTLAEVDETLRRLRPRTERVLERTEDELARLSIVSQRLGSISQHVDEVTGNAAETVNPLIDDVDRLRRSTDHVLAAVKGAQATIHALRRDRSE; encoded by the coding sequence ATGACCATCACCGTGACCCTGGGCGAGATCGCCGTCCTCGTGATCGCTGCGGCCCTGGTGTTCGTGGCGATCGCGATCGTGCGGACGGCTTCGCGGTTGCAGACCACGCTGGCCGAGGTCGACGAGACCCTCCGCCGTCTGCGGCCGAGGACCGAGAGGGTCCTGGAGCGGACCGAGGACGAGCTGGCCCGTCTTTCGATCGTGTCGCAACGCCTGGGCAGCATCAGCCAGCACGTCGACGAGGTCACCGGCAACGCGGCCGAAACGGTGAATCCTCTGATCGACGACGTCGACCGGCTGCGGCGTTCGACCGATCACGTTCTGGCCGCCGTGAAGGGTGCCCAGGCCACGATCCATGCCTTGCGAAGGGACCGTTCGGAATGA